Proteins found in one Triticum urartu cultivar G1812 chromosome 4, Tu2.1, whole genome shotgun sequence genomic segment:
- the LOC125550705 gene encoding probably inactive leucine-rich repeat receptor-like protein kinase At5g48380, translating into MAIRWLYAALVQILLCLVLCQPCYGTVTDIQCLKRVKASVDPNNKLHWTFDDNKEGSICTFNGVECWHPNENRILSLRLSSMDLKGQFPDGLENCSSMTSLDLSSNSLSGPIPADISKRLPYITNIDLSYNSFSGEIPESLANCTYLNVVSLQNNKLTGAIPGQFAGLSRLTEFNVANNKLSGQIPSSLSKFSSSNFVNQDLCGKPLSGDCTASSSSRTGVIAGSAVAGAVITLIIVGVILFIFLRKMPARKKEKDLEENKWAKSIKGAKGVKVSMFEKSVSKMKLNDLMKATGDFTKENIIGTVHSGTMYKATLPDGSFLAIKRLQDTQHSESQFTSEMSTLGSARQRNLVPLLGYCIAKKERLLVYKYMPKGSLYDQLHHGGSDREALAWPLRLKIAIGAGKGLAWLHHSCNPRILHRNISSKCILLDDDYEPKISDFGLARLMNPIDTHLSTFVNGEFGDLGYVAPEYTHTLVATPKGDVYSFGVVLLELVTGEVPTRVSKAPENFKGSLVDWITYLSNNSILQDAVDKSMIGKDNDAELLQVLKVACSCVLSAPKERPTMFEVYQLLRAVGEKYHFSAADDELALRPQDADSKKLDELIVAK; encoded by the exons ATGGCCATTCGGTGGTTGTATGCTGCTCTGGTCCAAATCCTTCTCTGCCTTGTGCTCTGCCAGCCATGCTATGGCACAGTAACTGACATCCAATGCCTGAAGAGGGTGAAGGCATCAGTTGATCCAAACAACAAGTTGCATTGGACATTTGATGACAACAAAGAAGGATCCATATGCACTTTTAACGGCGTGGAGTGCTGGCATCCTAATGAAAACCGGATTCTTTCTCTTCGGCTTAGCAGCATGGATCTGAAGGGCCAATTCCCTGATGGACTGGAGAACTGTAGTAGCATGACTTCGCTGGATCTATCAAGCAACAGCCTTTCCGGGCCAATCCCGGCTGACATCTCAAAACGGCTTCCATACATTACAAACATTGATCTCTCATATAATAGCTTCTCAGGGGAGATTCCAGAATCGCTAGCTAACTGCACCTATCTCAATGTTGTCAGTTTACAAAATAACAAGTTGACTGGAGCAATCCCAGGGCAGTTTGCTGGTCTTTCTCGCTTAACCGAGTTTAATGTTGCTAACAATAAATTGTCAGGCCAGATCCCATCATCTTTGAGCAAATTCTCATCATCCAATTTCGTAAATCAAGACCTCTGTGGGAAACCTTTGAGCGGTGATTGCACTGCCTCTTCAAGCAGTCGTACAGGGGTGATTGCTGGTTCTGCTGTTGCTGGTGCAGTCATCACTTTAATCATTGTTGGTGTGATTTTATTCATTTTCTTGCGGAAAATGCCTGCCAGAAAGAAGGAAAAGGACCTGGAAGAAAATAAGTGGGCGAAGTCTATCAAGGGAGCAAAAGGAGTGAAG GTATCAATGTTTGAAAAATCAGTTTCAAAGATGAAATTGAATGATCTGATGAAGGCAACAGGTGATTTTACCAAGGAAAACATTATTGGAACTGTTCATTCCGGAACTATGTACAAAGCTACACTTCCTGATGGTTCATTCCTTGCTATCAAGAGGTTGCAAGATACTCAGCATTCAGAGAGCCAATTCACATCCGAGATGTCAACATTGGGAAGCGCTAGGCAACGCAACTTAGTTCCACTATTAGGTTACTGCATTGCTAAGAAAGAGAGGCTCTTGGTGTACAAGTACATGCCCAAGGGTTCACTCTATGATCAACTGCACCATGGAGGCAGTGATAGAGAGGCTCTGGCATGGCCGTTGAGGCTAAAAATTGCCATTGGGGCTGGTAAAGGGTTGGCGTGGCTTCATCACAGTTGCAACCCCCGCATTCTTCACCGCAATATTAGCTCCAAGTGCATACTACTTGATGATGACTATGAGCCTAAGATTTCAGATTTTGGCCTGGCAAGGCTTATGAATCCAATCGACACCCACCTGAGCACATTCGTCAATGGCGAGTTCGGCGACTTGGGTTATGTAGCTCCTGAGTACACGCACACCCTTGTCGCCACGCCAAAAGGGGATGTCTATAGTTTTGGTGTAGTCTTGCTTGAACTGGTCACCGGTGAAGTGCCCACGCGTGTATCAAAGGCCCCAGAAAATTTCAAAGGGAGTTTGGTAGATTGGATAACATACCTATCAAACAACTCTATACTTCAAGATGCAGTGGACAAGTCCATGATCGGAAAGGACAATGACGCCGAGCTGCTTCAAGTTCTGAAGGTCGCCTGTTCCTGCGTGCTTTCTGCTCCAAAGGAAAGACCTACAATGTTTGAAGTGTACCAGCTTCTGAGGGCTGTTGGGGAGAAATACCATTTTAGCGCCGCTGATGATGAACTGGCGCTCCGACCGCAGGATGCTGACTCTAAGAAGCTGGATGAGCTTATTGTGGCGAAATAG